CGTAGTCGCGAAACCATGTCGAAAGCGAGATGTGCCAGCGGCGCCAGAAATCGGTGATCGAATTCGCGTAATACGGATAGTTGAAGTTCTCCAAAAATCGAAAACCGAACATCTTTCCGAGGCCGATCGCCATATCGGAATAGCCCGAGAAGTCGAAATAGATTTGTAGCGCATATGCCACGATCGAGAGCCACGCCAGTCCCGTCGAAAGCTGTTCCGGAGCGGTCGCGAAGCCTGTGTCGGCGACGACTGCCATCGTGTTGGCGATCAGCATTTTCTTAGCGAGGCCGAAAGTGAAGCGTTTCACTCCTTCGGCGAATCCTTCGCGAGTCGTGCGGCGCGACTCCAATTCTTGGGCAACGTCGGAATAGCGCACGATCGGGCCGGCGATGAGTTGCGGAAAGAACGCGACATACAGCGCTAGTCGCAGCGGGTTGCGCTGCACGGCAACTTCGCCGCGATAGACATCAATGACATACGACATCGCTTGAAAAGTATAGAAGGAGATCCCGATCGGCATCACGACATCGTGCGACCAGGAAAACCCGGCCATGCCGAAACGACCGGCCAATTGATCGACGGCCGAGAGAAAGAATCCGCAATATTTGAAATACCCGAGGAGCAGCAAGTTGGATGCGACGGCGAGGCCAACGACCCAATGAGCGAGTCGGCCTTTGCCGGCGCGATGCACGCCCAGCCCAAACAGATAGTTCATCGTGACCGAAAGGAGCATCACCCAAATGAGCGCAGGCTCTCCCCAGGCATAGAAGAACAGGCTGGCGGCTAGCAATAATCCATTGCGAAAGCGCTTGATGCCGAAGTAATACAGCAGCAAGACGATCGGTAAAAACAGGAACAGGAATACGGGCGTGCTGAATAACATGTAACTTCTCGGCTCAATATGTTGTCACGGTTCGCGAGCTGGAAAGATTCGCAAAAACGTCGCTCGTAAAGCGATTGATTTTTAGGCTGCGACAGGAACCGGTCGGACACCCCCGCGCGATAGCTTCAGGGACAGTCGCGGCATTAGCGCTGCGACAACGGCTTCGGGCGGCTGTTCCGTCATACAGCGAGCCTCCTCGAATCCGCGCGGACACCTCTTCAGCCAGTCGCCGGTCGACCACCAACATCCACCGCAGAACGTCGGACGAACGTTGACGTTCTCTTCGTAACCGAAGTACTCAACCGAGGTCGGACCGAAGACCACGCACGACTCGACCCCGAGACAAGCGGCCATATGCACAAGCCCGCTTTCGTTATCGAGATGAAAGAGGGAGTGTCGAATGACCTCGGCGGTTTCTTGTACCGACGTGCGATCGATCAGATTCACGTCCACTTCCGAAATAGGCGTACTGGTCTTGGTGCCTAGTTGCACGAAGCAAAGGTCGGGATAGGATTCTCGCAGCAACGCGACGACTTCGCCGAAACGCGTGTAGCATTTCGTAGCAGGCTTCCCCTCGCCGACACGCAAGGCTTCTTGATTATCGAAGCCGTTATGAACCGTGACGTACTGCCTTCCCTCCAAACCAAAACGCGACAACGTCCGACTATCGGTCACAAGATCAAGACGAGGACCGCCGTATT
This window of the Planctomycetia bacterium genome carries:
- a CDS encoding MBOAT family protein; this translates as MLFSTPVFLFLFLPIVLLLYYFGIKRFRNGLLLAASLFFYAWGEPALIWVMLLSVTMNYLFGLGVHRAGKGRLAHWVVGLAVASNLLLLGYFKYCGFFLSAVDQLAGRFGMAGFSWSHDVVMPIGISFYTFQAMSYVIDVYRGEVAVQRNPLRLALYVAFFPQLIAGPIVRYSDVAQELESRRTTREGFAEGVKRFTFGLAKKMLIANTMAVVADTGFATAPEQLSTGLAWLSIVAYALQIYFDFSGYSDMAIGLGKMFGFRFLENFNYPYYANSITDFWRRWHISLSTWFRDYVYIPLGGNRRGNVRTYLNLLIVFLLCGLWHGASWAFVAWGLFHGAFLIVERAGLTKLLDRCGRPICHAYAVFIVLMGWVLFRAETLTAASHFYCALFGFSSAPAGDWPAALTLDPGLWLTMAAGILLSLPLTTRLPSLSSLCPAVVERRPLWGAIYPPLLGAANAVAVMLLLVASTSVMLAATYNPFIYFRF